In Bos indicus x Bos taurus breed Angus x Brahman F1 hybrid chromosome 23, Bos_hybrid_MaternalHap_v2.0, whole genome shotgun sequence, the genomic window GATGGGATGGGCACTGAGAAAATTGGATTCAAAACACATGGCTCTGGCTGCTTTCTGGCCCTGTGGATGGAGTTTGGGTGTCAAGAAATCAGGACCCTGCGTAGGAGGGAGTCGGGCCCAGCCCACTGTGCGTTTCTGGCATCTCCTTCTGTCCCCAGCACCTGAAGGGCAAGAGCGTGATCCACCCATTTGTGTCTCGGAGCCTCCCCATCGTCTTTGATGACTTTGTGGACATGGAGTTCGGCACAGGTAAGCTCCGGGTTGTCCTGTGGGGACAGGAAGGAGCCATGAGGCGCACCTGAACTTGCAGGACTTGGGCCGGTTCTCAGGGGACTGTGTTGGGGATGGGGTGGTCTGAGAGCACATCCATTGGCAAAAGGCGGGGTGCACGTGAGCAGAGACTGCACTGAGTCCTGCGTGACCCCGCACCCCCACGTACACCCCAGGTGCGGTGAAGATCACCCCCGCCCACGACCAGAATGACTATGAGGTTGGGCAGCGGCACGGGCTGGAGGCTGTCAGCATTATGGACGCCCGCGGGGCCCTCGTCAACGTGCCCCCACCTTTCCTGGTGAGACAGCCTGGGCGAGGTGGCCGTGTCAGGAGACAGCGGGGCTCCTGGCACAGCCATGACAGAGCCTGTCTCCTCTCCAGGGCCTGCCCAGGTTTGAGGCCAGAAAGGCGGTGCTGGCAGCGCTCAAGGAGCAGGGGCTGTTCCGCGGCATTGAGGACAACCCCATGGTGGTGCCACTTTGCAAGTGAGGGcggaggccagggcagggggtgggcgcCTCGGGGTGCTCCCCACTCAGCCTCCTCACCCACGTGTACCTGCAGCCGCTCCAAGGACGTGGTGGAGCCTCTGCTGCGGCCGCAGTGGTACGTGCGCTGTGGGGAGATGGCTCAGGCCGCCAGCGCTGCCGTGACACGGGGTGACCTCCGCATCCTGCCGGAGGCCCATCAGCGGACGTGGCACGCCTGGATGGACAACATCCGGTGCGTCGGGCCCCTCGATGTGGGGAGGGCGACCGGGTGAGGGGCCGAGCCGGGCACAGCCTGGTGCCCCACCCGCCCCTCCTTGatgccctctcctccccctgccaCTTTCAGGGACTGGTGTATCTCCCGGCAGCTGTGGTGGGGTCATCGCATCCCAGCCTACTTCATCACTGTCAATGACCCCGCCGTGCCCCCAGGGGAGGTGAGAACCAGGCCAGGGCTGGAGACTGGCAcatctggggtgggggagggctttcAGTGCATGGGGTCTTGGTGGGGGGACAGGCAGAGGCGCCCTCTTGGGTACTCACTCCACCTGGGCATGGCAGGACCCTGACGGGCGGTACTGGGTGAGCGGGCGCACTGAGGCCGAGGCCCGGGAGAAGGCAGCCAAGGAGTTCTGCGTGTCCCCTGACAAGATCAGTCTCCAGCAAGGCAAGGCGGGGCCTTGcggtggggggcagtggggggccgatcctcacctccacccctctgacctctgacctctggcTCCCCTCAGATGAAGATGTACTGGACACCTGGTTCTCCTCTGGCCTCTTCCCCTTCTCCATCCTAGGCTGGCCCAACCAGGTACATTCCTGGGGCCAGACCAGGGCTGGGTGGGAATCTTGGGTGTGGGTGCGTGGCTCCCCATCACTCACGCCCTGCTCTGACCCCAGTCAGAAGATCTGAGTGTGTTCTACCCGGGGACCCTGCTGGAGACAGGCCATGACATCCTCTTCTTCTGGGTGGCCAGGATGGTCATGCTCGGCCTCAAGCTCACTGGCAAGCTGCCCTTCAAAGAGGTGTGGAGACTGCCGCGACCCCCACAGTCCCCTCCCTCACCTGGACAGCTGTGGGTGGGCCTGGCCAAGGGGGCTGGTAGGGCTGCAAACCAGCCTGTGCTCTGCTAAGCAATCCTGTACCTCGCTTCCTAGAAGAGGGAGCACTTCTGATTCACGAGAAGGGGCTGGCGGGGCCGCTGAGGGGCCCGAGGTTCAGAGAGGAACAGACCAGATGGAGGGGTGAAGGGAGAGGCACTGGGGTCTAGGTGGGGAGACGTCCTCACGGGCCTTCCCTACCCTGGCCTCGCAGGTCTACCTCCATGCCATCGTGCGGGACGCCCACGGCCGGAAGATGAGCAAGTCTCTAGGCAATGTCATTGACCCCCTGGACGTTATCCATGGGGTCACCCTGCAGGTGGGGCTGGGTGCTGGGTCAGGCCGGGAAGGGCTGTGGGGCGGTGGTCACGGGCCCCTGACTGCTCCCACCTCACCTTCAGGGTCTCCACGACCAGTTACTGAATAGCAACCTGGATCCCAGCGAGGTGGAGAAGGCAAAAGAGGGGCAGGTACGGGGGCAGATAGAGGGGTGGGCTGGTGGCTGGCGTGTAGGCAGAAGGCGGGTGAGCCTGGCTTAGGACAGTCCCCTCCCTGACTCCTCCTCTATTGATTCCTCCCCCTCCATTGACTCTTCCTTCCCCCACAGAAGGCAGATTTCCCGACGGGGATCCCCGAGTGTGGCACCGATGCGCTCCGGTTTGGACTATGCGCCTACACGTCCCAGGGTACGGCTCCCCACAGCAGTCTCAGCTGCATCCTTCTTCCTCCCCGGAGGCACCCCGCTTTCCGCTGCCCAGGGCCGAGGGCCGGGAGGGAGAGCAGTGTGGACTCACGCTTCACCTCCTCCTAGGCCGTGACATCAACCTGGATGTGAACCGGATATTGGGGTACCGCCATTTCTGCAACAAGCTCTGGAACGCCACCAAGTTTGCCCTCCGTGGCCTTGGGAAGGGTTTCGTGCCCTCACCCACGTCTGAGGTGAGAGCCTTGTGGGCAGTGAGATGAGCAGCACCCACGCAGGTCACACCCTTGCCATCCCAACCTcaagcccagcccctgcccctaAGGAGCCTGCGTGTAGCTTGGGGAACAGGACACGGGGAGCCTCAGGCACTGCAGTCCTCCCACACAGTGGCAGGGCCGGCCCTTTCTGGCCTTGGCCACTACCCTGGGCACGTGGTGGTTGCTTTGGACCCAtctccacctggaatgcagaTTCCCTGTGGTTCCCGTTCCCATGGGGTTGTGGCCCCTCCTCCTGGGCACATGGTGCCCCCTGGCTGACAGGCTCCTTCCCCCGCCGTAAGCCTGGAGGCCGCGAGAGTCTGGTGGACCGCTGGATCCGCAGCCGGCTGACCGAAGCTGTGAGGCTCAGTAACCAAGGTTTCCAGGCCTACGACTTCCCGGCTGTCACCACCGCCCAGTACAGCTTCTGGCTCTATGAGCTCTGTGATGTCTACCTGGTAAGGAGGAGCTGCCTGCCCCCCTTCCCGGTCCTTGGCCTTCTCCAGCTCTGAACCCTGTGCCCTTCTGCCCCCAGGAGTGCCTTAAGCCTGTGCTGAATGGGGTGGACCAGGTGGCAGCCGAGTGCGCCCGCCAGACCCTCTACACCTGCCTGGACGTGGGCCTGAGGCTACTCTCACCCTTCATGCCCTTCGTGACCGAGGAGCTGTTCCAGCGGCTGCCCCGGCGGACACCACAAGCTCCCCCTAGCCTCTGCGTCACTGCCTACCCAGAGCCCTCAGAGGTACGGGGTACAGCCTGGATAGGGGGCTCCGGGGAGCTCCTCAGAGCTGCCCCAGCTtcctcacccccttctcctccccttagTGCTCCTGGAAGGACCCTGAGGCAGAAGCTGCCTTCGAGCTGGCCCTGAGCATCACTCGAGCCGTGCGCTCCCTGCGTGCCGACTACAACCTTACCCGGATCCGGCCTGACTGTGAGCCTTGGGCCTGCACGTtcccctgtcccctcccaccCCGGGACCAGTGTCTAGCATGGCTGCCTCGTCTCTGTCTCCTCACCTGTCTCCCTTCCCCCGGCAGGTTTCCTGGAAGTGGCTGACGAGGCCACAGGTGCCCTGGCATCAGCGGTGTCGGGCTACGTGCAGACACTGGCCAGCGCGGGGATTGTGGCCGTCCTGGCGCTGGGGGCTTCTGCACCCCAGGGCTGCGCTGTGGCCCTGGCCTCTGACCGCTGCTCCGTCCACCTGCAGCTGCAGGGGCTAGTAGACCCAGCCCGGGAGCTGGGCAAACTGCAGACCAAGCGTGACGAGGCGCAGCGGCAGGCCCAGCGTCTGCGGGAGCGCCGTGCCGCCTCAGGCTACACTGTCAAGGTGCCCCTCAAAGTCCAGGAGGCAGATGAAGCCAAGGTGTGTGGCATGTGGGGCAGTTCCTTCCCCATTTCCCACCTCTTGCTCCCTCCACCATCAAACCCCCTCCTGCAGCTGCTCT contains:
- the VARS gene encoding valine--tRNA ligase isoform X3: MSILYVSPHPDAFPSLRALIAARYGEAGEGPGWGGAHPRVCLQPPPASRTPFPPPRLPALEQGPGGLWVWGATAVSQLLWPAGLGGPGGSRAAVLVQQWVSYADTELIPAACGATLPALGLRSSAQDPQAALAALGRALSPLEEWLRLHTYLAGEAPTLADLAAVTALLLPFRYVLDPSARRIWGNVTRWFITCVQQPEFRAVLGEVVLYSGARSLSQQPGSEVPAPPKTAAQLKKEAKKREKLEKFQQKQKVQQQQPPPGEQKKPKPEKREKRDPGVITYDLPTPPGEKKDVSGTMPDSYSPQYVEAAWYPWWEQQGFFRPEYGRSSVSAPNPRGIFMMCIPPPNVTGSLHLGHALTNAIQDSLTRWHRMRGETTLWNPGCDHAGIATQVVVEKKLWREQGLSRHQLGREAFLQEVWKWKEEKGDRIYHQLKKLGSSLDWNRACFTMDPKLSAAVTEAFVRLHEEGIIYRSTRLVNWSCTLNSAISDIEVDKKELTGRTLLSVPGYKEKVEFGVLVSFAYKVQGSDSNDEVVVATTRIETMLGDVAVAVHPKDPRYQHLKGKSVIHPFVSRSLPIVFDDFVDMEFGTGAVKITPAHDQNDYEVGQRHGLEAVSIMDARGALVNVPPPFLGLPRFEARKAVLAALKEQGLFRGIEDNPMVVPLCNRSKDVVEPLLRPQWYVRCGEMAQAASAAVTRGDLRILPEAHQRTWHAWMDNIRDWCISRQLWWGHRIPAYFITVNDPAVPPGEDPDGRYWVSGRTEAEAREKAAKEFCVSPDKISLQQDEDVLDTWFSSGLFPFSILGWPNQSEDLSVFYPGTLLETGHDILFFWVARMVMLGLKLTGKLPFKEVYLHAIVRDAHGRKMSKSLGNVIDPLDVIHGVTLQGLHDQLLNSNLDPSEVEKAKEGQKADFPTGIPECGTDALRFGLCAYTSQGRDINLDVNRILGYRHFCNKLWNATKFALRGLGKGFVPSPTSEPGGRESLVDRWIRSRLTEAVRLSNQGFQAYDFPAVTTAQYSFWLYELCDVYLECLKPVLNGVDQVAAECARQTLYTCLDVGLRLLSPFMPFVTEELFQRLPRRTPQAPPSLCVTAYPEPSECSWKDPEAEAAFELALSITRAVRSLRADYNLTRIRPDCFLEVADEATGALASAVSGYVQTLASAGIVAVLALGASAPQGCAVALASDRCSVHLQLQGLVDPARELGKLQTKRDEAQRQAQRLRERRAASGYTVKVPLKVQEADEAKLQQTEAELRKVDEAIALFQKML
- the VARS gene encoding valine--tRNA ligase isoform X2 — its product is MDPGPGRRLHRVALSQPLPRLSARRRPPSRPRTRAGCPRRRLTGSRFPGASSSRHPRAHAPRHSSGARSAAGGVTAPRPGCSRTAPAHAGVARSPAPGPAGPETLAVTKGGTRGRRRPGRLSQGARVAQRTARRPWSPDSSAAVARPVQLRPAPGYEVDARLSVTTSLQVFLPRSDIPRNHVHSAALAALGRALSPLEEWLRLHTYLAGEAPTLADLAAVTALLLPFRYVLDPSARRIWGNVTRWFITCVQQPEFRAVLGEVVLYSGARSLSQQPGSEVPAPPKTAAQLKKEAKKREKLEKFQQKQKVQQQQPPPGEKKPKPEKREKRDPGVITYDLPTPPGEKKDVSGTMPDSYSPQYVEAAWYPWWEQQGFFRPEYGRSSVSAPNPRGIFMMCIPPPNVTGSLHLGHALTNAIQDSLTRWHRMRGETTLWNPGCDHAGIATQVVVEKKLWREQGLSRHQLGREAFLQEVWKWKEEKGDRIYHQLKKLGSSLDWNRACFTMDPKLSAAVTEAFVRLHEEGIIYRSTRLVNWSCTLNSAISDIEVDKKELTGRTLLSVPGYKEKVEFGVLVSFAYKVQGSDSNDEVVVATTRIETMLGDVAVAVHPKDPRYQHLKGKSVIHPFVSRSLPIVFDDFVDMEFGTGAVKITPAHDQNDYEVGQRHGLEAVSIMDARGALVNVPPPFLGLPRFEARKAVLAALKEQGLFRGIEDNPMVVPLCNRSKDVVEPLLRPQWYVRCGEMAQAASAAVTRGDLRILPEAHQRTWHAWMDNIRDWCISRQLWWGHRIPAYFITVNDPAVPPGEDPDGRYWVSGRTEAEAREKAAKEFCVSPDKISLQQDEDVLDTWFSSGLFPFSILGWPNQSEDLSVFYPGTLLETGHDILFFWVARMVMLGLKLTGKLPFKEVYLHAIVRDAHGRKMSKSLGNVIDPLDVIHGVTLQGLHDQLLNSNLDPSEVEKAKEGQKADFPTGIPECGTDALRFGLCAYTSQGRDINLDVNRILGYRHFCNKLWNATKFALRGLGKGFVPSPTSEPGGRESLVDRWIRSRLTEAVRLSNQGFQAYDFPAVTTAQYSFWLYELCDVYLECLKPVLNGVDQVAAECARQTLYTCLDVGLRLLSPFMPFVTEELFQRLPRRTPQAPPSLCVTAYPEPSECSWKDPEAEAAFELALSITRAVRSLRADYNLTRIRPDCFLEVADEATGALASAVSGYVQTLASAGIVAVLALGASAPQGCAVALASDRCSVHLQLQGLVDPARELGKLQTKRDEAQRQAQRLRERRAASGYTVKVPLKVQEADEAKLQQTEAELRKVDEAIALFQKML
- the VARS gene encoding valine--tRNA ligase isoform X4 — protein: MSILYVSPHPDAFPSLRALIAARYGEAGEGPGWGGAHPRVCLQPPPASRTPFPPPRLPALEQGPGGLWVWGATAVSQLLWPAGLGGPGGSRAAVLVQQWVSYADTELIPAACGATLPALGLRSSAQDPQAALAALGRALSPLEEWLRLHTYLAGEAPTLADLAAVTALLLPFRYVLDPSARRIWGNVTRWFITCVQQPEFRAVLGEVVLYSGARSLSQQPGSEVPAPPKTAAQLKKEAKKREKLEKFQQKQKVQQQQPPPGEKKPKPEKREKRDPGVITYDLPTPPGEKKDVSGTMPDSYSPQYVEAAWYPWWEQQGFFRPEYGRSSVSAPNPRGIFMMCIPPPNVTGSLHLGHALTNAIQDSLTRWHRMRGETTLWNPGCDHAGIATQVVVEKKLWREQGLSRHQLGREAFLQEVWKWKEEKGDRIYHQLKKLGSSLDWNRACFTMDPKLSAAVTEAFVRLHEEGIIYRSTRLVNWSCTLNSAISDIEVDKKELTGRTLLSVPGYKEKVEFGVLVSFAYKVQGSDSNDEVVVATTRIETMLGDVAVAVHPKDPRYQHLKGKSVIHPFVSRSLPIVFDDFVDMEFGTGAVKITPAHDQNDYEVGQRHGLEAVSIMDARGALVNVPPPFLGLPRFEARKAVLAALKEQGLFRGIEDNPMVVPLCNRSKDVVEPLLRPQWYVRCGEMAQAASAAVTRGDLRILPEAHQRTWHAWMDNIRDWCISRQLWWGHRIPAYFITVNDPAVPPGEDPDGRYWVSGRTEAEAREKAAKEFCVSPDKISLQQDEDVLDTWFSSGLFPFSILGWPNQSEDLSVFYPGTLLETGHDILFFWVARMVMLGLKLTGKLPFKEVYLHAIVRDAHGRKMSKSLGNVIDPLDVIHGVTLQGLHDQLLNSNLDPSEVEKAKEGQKADFPTGIPECGTDALRFGLCAYTSQGRDINLDVNRILGYRHFCNKLWNATKFALRGLGKGFVPSPTSEPGGRESLVDRWIRSRLTEAVRLSNQGFQAYDFPAVTTAQYSFWLYELCDVYLECLKPVLNGVDQVAAECARQTLYTCLDVGLRLLSPFMPFVTEELFQRLPRRTPQAPPSLCVTAYPEPSECSWKDPEAEAAFELALSITRAVRSLRADYNLTRIRPDCFLEVADEATGALASAVSGYVQTLASAGIVAVLALGASAPQGCAVALASDRCSVHLQLQGLVDPARELGKLQTKRDEAQRQAQRLRERRAASGYTVKVPLKVQEADEAKLQQTEAELRKVDEAIALFQKML
- the VARS gene encoding valine--tRNA ligase isoform X1, which translates into the protein MDPGPGRRLHRVALSQPLPRLSARRRPPSRPRTRAGCPRRRLTGSRFPGASSSRHPRAHAPRHSSGARSAAGGVTAPRPGCSRTAPAHAGVARSPAPGPAGPETLAVTKGGTRGRRRPGRLSQGARVAQRTARRPWSPDSSAAVARPVQLRPAPGYEVDARLSVTTSLQVFLPRSDIPRNHVHSAALAALGRALSPLEEWLRLHTYLAGEAPTLADLAAVTALLLPFRYVLDPSARRIWGNVTRWFITCVQQPEFRAVLGEVVLYSGARSLSQQPGSEVPAPPKTAAQLKKEAKKREKLEKFQQKQKVQQQQPPPGEQKKPKPEKREKRDPGVITYDLPTPPGEKKDVSGTMPDSYSPQYVEAAWYPWWEQQGFFRPEYGRSSVSAPNPRGIFMMCIPPPNVTGSLHLGHALTNAIQDSLTRWHRMRGETTLWNPGCDHAGIATQVVVEKKLWREQGLSRHQLGREAFLQEVWKWKEEKGDRIYHQLKKLGSSLDWNRACFTMDPKLSAAVTEAFVRLHEEGIIYRSTRLVNWSCTLNSAISDIEVDKKELTGRTLLSVPGYKEKVEFGVLVSFAYKVQGSDSNDEVVVATTRIETMLGDVAVAVHPKDPRYQHLKGKSVIHPFVSRSLPIVFDDFVDMEFGTGAVKITPAHDQNDYEVGQRHGLEAVSIMDARGALVNVPPPFLGLPRFEARKAVLAALKEQGLFRGIEDNPMVVPLCNRSKDVVEPLLRPQWYVRCGEMAQAASAAVTRGDLRILPEAHQRTWHAWMDNIRDWCISRQLWWGHRIPAYFITVNDPAVPPGEDPDGRYWVSGRTEAEAREKAAKEFCVSPDKISLQQDEDVLDTWFSSGLFPFSILGWPNQSEDLSVFYPGTLLETGHDILFFWVARMVMLGLKLTGKLPFKEVYLHAIVRDAHGRKMSKSLGNVIDPLDVIHGVTLQGLHDQLLNSNLDPSEVEKAKEGQKADFPTGIPECGTDALRFGLCAYTSQGRDINLDVNRILGYRHFCNKLWNATKFALRGLGKGFVPSPTSEPGGRESLVDRWIRSRLTEAVRLSNQGFQAYDFPAVTTAQYSFWLYELCDVYLECLKPVLNGVDQVAAECARQTLYTCLDVGLRLLSPFMPFVTEELFQRLPRRTPQAPPSLCVTAYPEPSECSWKDPEAEAAFELALSITRAVRSLRADYNLTRIRPDCFLEVADEATGALASAVSGYVQTLASAGIVAVLALGASAPQGCAVALASDRCSVHLQLQGLVDPARELGKLQTKRDEAQRQAQRLRERRAASGYTVKVPLKVQEADEAKLQQTEAELRKVDEAIALFQKML